The DNA sequence ACACTTGGAAAAATTGGAATCAGGAGCTGTTGCCCTAAATAATGAatcaaacattttatattttatttatatgcatGTGAGCCTCTAAAAAAAAGGTATACTAGCCCCTCTTCCTTCCTTAtcctttcaaatatatttttttaaaaattccttttcaaacattttttttatttctctaaaaACAGATATGAAATCCTTTTCGTGTGACAAGAATCTACGTGAACACTAAAAGAGGAGGtagaatgttttttatttatagttccatatttttattaaaagtgcAAATTaggagttttaaaaaaaatatggaacATTCGAAAATTAGCAgataaaattagtaaaacaatgataattgagtaataaaatgggtaattaaatttatgtaacaAGAGTAATAAAATGGGtaattaaattctttttgttGGAATTTTTTGGacttttgaaaagtttttaaaaatataagagatacaagatatatataaaatagatatataaaatatattatatgaaataatttattagtattttattgatatagcATAACGTAATATCAACTATAACATACttataatatcttaattttaatctaaaatgatAAGTGACTTCAAAAActgaaatatatttctaaaaatgtaatatttcttaaaaattaatttaaataaaaaaattatgtaatattcTCGACACTTCTTTCACcctcataatatttaaaatgaccaTTTTACTCTTTGTGAAAATGACTTTTCTGAACTTAGTAATACTTacaagaatatattttttagatcgAGTTTTCTCAAACAAGTCTTCTAAAATACATGAAATCGtttcaaaaagtttttcaaaacaAGCCTTTTTCTCAGAATGGAGGTACAACAATAATGTGGTTTCATATTTGGTCTTTTCTGTTGGTATGCGGGTACAATTAATAATTCTGGGAGTGCAGGAAATATAAAAGACAAATTTCTCACTTGCAGGAATACATTGACTTGGCCCAAAAGTTTGCAGGCTAACCTTTCTTGGTCCAGCGTAGAATCTACGGACTATCACACCGACAACCTAAGcaaattatataataacttttaatatatttccaatttcttattttttattatttattagcaaAACATAGCGCGATAGCACATGTATATccgattttttaatttttataagatcaataatatctatttttaaaatatatatcataaattttaaaataattgttaaataaaaaacctatttaaaaaaaaaattaaaataacggtcaaaataaaaaataaaaaaaaaacagttaaaataaaatataaaataattaatttttaaaataatatttaaaggtaaatttaaaaaatgaaaagtggataaaaaagagaaattccctttatatattgttatagatgacATATTCTATATTTCAtggataaatattcaaaagtgGGAAATTGTAAGATTCAACTATACTATCAATGACATCGAacacttttaataaaaacaatgattttattttactttgtaaTTTGAGATCGAATAAACTCTCTATTTAaagttgattttttaattaagaagttgattaagtataatttttatttttttaaaacacttaaatatgtcaataattatatttaatgaaataaatttgtgTTTTCTAACCTTACTCATGTAGTCTACAGGTATTGTGGGAATGACATTTATTCAGGATGGAGACTATTTTCAAGATGGGCTTCTACATGTACAAATTTAAACGGCTCACTCtatatactatttattatataagtaaacataaatattaaatatagtttatgttttattttttaaaactttagttaataaatatattaataaaaaatgatattttttaattttttaaaacaacaaataaaacgAAATCAACCTATTCTTTAAAATGATTGCCATTTCAAACTAGACGAAAGGTAATGAACAAgcaaaaaatgaataaatatatatatatatatatatatatatatatatatatatatatatatatatatatatagaagtgataaacacaaaaaaattattgtacacggtatttttttttccattaacagaaacaataattataatggAAGTGTAAGTAGTTAATTTTATTGAGAGCGGTCATTCTAGTAACTATTAttcttttcattattaaaaaattcatttgttAAGTCTAACCATTTTCTTTCTCGGTTTTAAGATTATtggtatttaatttaattaaaatttacaccATTTAATTTACGAAGGAAAACTTTAAAAACAGTATAATAATTCgaaaaatttattaatgttttcaCAAAAGATAAATTCTCAACCCACCTTTTCCCAAGTTGTTTAGCAGTTTCACATTTCATAGTTTTCAAATTggttttattatcttttaatcatattatttatttagtttattgtaaaacataaaatattcagctctatttttttaaagaaataaatgaatttgaTTGAAGTTTAGAAGAATCataatgttacattttttaGAAACTTGATtgaaattctaatgaaattcaacagtatcaataaataatataatatgaagaCAACTAAGCCATTTGAAAACAAGTTGCTTAATGAACCCAGAAAACTGCCccaattttatatatagatgGGTGGAATTTTGAGCTGTGAGGTATGTTTTGGAAAGTGGCATGACATCAGAGTTTCCCCACCATAAAGGTGCCATGTTTGATGCAGTGGTGGTGAAGTTAGGACCCCATATTGTACCATCACCAtgaaaagcaaagaaaaaagCAATTGCAGTAATCGATTGGTTTCTTAAACCAAGGAACAAAAAGTTGCAACCATTCCAAAGTAGAATGTAAGAGCATCTTAATACATGGTATAATCATCACTCTTAAAGCTACTTTAGACCAATTGGCTTCCCATTCTCTTTCTCTGCAtaactctctctttctcttcatCTCACAGCAGAAGTAAAGCCATGGTGTACACAGCAATGCCAACTCCAAATGACCCAATCATCACCTGCACTCACCCACAACACAATCCAACTTCCAATCACTAACGCATCACTCACGTCAAATAAACACATTTATGATTTATGTGCAAGTTTCTGGCTAATAAGTAATAACATTAGGTACCACATACACAAATTTAGGTGCACCAACAAAACATAACATTTATGATTTAGGTTGCATGTTTCTTGCTGATATACCGCATTTTTGTGGTACATGCATAGATACGATACGAACTTTAGGTGCACTAACTTCAATTAAAAGACAACGTATAACATTAATGATTTTTGTGCACTTTTGTAGCTATTACACCACATTTAGGTACGCAGATAGATACACATTTAGGTGCACTAACATCAATTGAAAGACAGAATAACATTTATGATTTATCTGCACTTTTGTAGCTAATAAACCACATTTAGGTACACACATAGATACACATTTAGGTGCACTAACATCAGTTAAAAGACAGCATAACATTTATTCTCTGTGTGCACTTTCATGGCTACTAACCACATTTAGGTGCACTAACATCAATTATACCATAACACAGCATTTATGGTTCATTTGCATGTTTATTTCTAGAAAATAAATCACACAAGACACTTAGCACTAAAACATGCATGGAAACATTTAGGTGGACTGACACCAACTGAGAAATAAATAACCAAGgttttaaattagaaaacagTCTGTCACAACAATTTCAGTCACAATATcaatgatttcttttttatctttacaGTCACCCATGACTATTGTAGTTATATTACATCAACATATTTATCTATAATCTTCTGTAATGTCAAGAAGTACAtgtttgtaataaaattatgacTACAATAGTATTTTAAAACCTGAAAGACAGCATTTTCTGCATGTTTCATGATATTGGAAGAAATTGCAGATAAATATAATTACTGTTGCAGATAAATCTCTCCAAAAACTGGACATTAAGGTGGAAATTGAAGCGGTGGAAGCTTTTTTCAAAATCTTGCACATGGTGTATGTGCAATTTATTGTTTGTGCAATCTAAGGAAAAGTGCATGACACAGAATGAACGAAAATAGAAACAGTACACATTAAATGCGTGGTTGCTTtagtagagagaaagagaggtaTGGTATGGGGCACCTGTCCTTGATGGCCAGAGGTGGGTAAGGGGCGAATGGTGGCAGAGTCAACTTCACCGGTGGGCAGAGGAACTGCAGGGTTGCTGTTAATGAAGGGCATGCCACCACCTTTATCTGGCACTAATGGAACTGTCAACGGTGAACCTGCTTGTGCTTGTGGTGCTGGGCCAGGTGAAGAAGCTGTTTGGTGTGGACGAAAAGGCCATGGAAATGAAGGGGAAGATGGTACCTCTCCGCCGGAAGAAGGAGCTGGTGTTGCCACTGGAGAAGGTTCTGGAACCATTGCTGAAGAAGCAACTTTTATGGCAAGCTTTTCAGAATCTTTGCATGCTTTGAGTGACCCATTATGGAAGGTAAAATAGAAGAAGCCGGGTCGAGATGGATGCCACTGAAAAACATGATCTTGGTTAAGGAAATTGAAAAGGTTAACAAAAAGAATGAGGCTTTAAGGGCCTTACCGTGTAGGGGTTGGTGAGAAGAGTGGCCTGAGTGATATTGCAGAGGTTGTAGGCTTTCTCGTTCTTGAAAATGTAGAGGTTGAAATGTTGTTTGTGCTTGAAAACTGAGAAACAGAGGCAGAGTAATGTTAGAGGCTAGTGCTAGAAATTGTTATGCATTGTTTATGTAGATTCCAAATCTGGGTGTTGGTACTTACTGATAGAGTCACCGATGGAAACTGTGGGGTTCTTCCACTCTGAAGATCCGTCTACAAGAATTGTGGCTGAATGTGAAAGCTTGAAGAGGGAAGGTAGGAGAAGGAGAAGCAGAATGAGAATGGGGAAGTGCATTGTGATGAATTTGAAAGGAAACTGAAATAGGGAGGGTTTGTTTGTTGGTTTAGTGTTGTATTTATTTGTGGGTGGGTTCTCTGGGTAATTAGGGAATGGCGAAAGAAAAAGGATTTTGAAAACTGTGtttgatgtggaagagagagagtgtgtgtggGGAAGGAGACTGTTAAATTGTCAGGTGTGTTTGGCTTTTTGATAAGGAAGAGTTTGAATGGGTGCCAGACATGGGTGTTGGGAAGGGGGTgctgatattattattttacagaGCAAAAGGTTGTGAGATTTTGTTTCTGAAAAATCCAGTCTCAAAATTGTGCCAAAAGAGGTTGAAAAAACGGGCAGGAACACAATCACTAGGAAGTTTTTTGGGTTCTGAAGTATGATGATGGGGATTATAATTCTAAAATGATTAGTGCTGTGATTATAAACCTGCAGTCAATAATGTAGTGAATGCTGATTTCATTTtcaattcagaaaaaaataaccCTTCTTCTTGGGCAGTGAGAAATAAAAATTGCTTTTCTCCTTTACCCCTTTTATTTTGAACCAAGTTTTCCTCCCTACTTTGTACAATGCAATGTTACTCACACTTTGATGCAATAGCGGGAATAGAGTTTTCAAcctatccttttttttttctgcttttcAATGATaacaattttcatttaataatatgACTGGTtacagagagagaaaaaaaaagttgatagtAAAAGGGCTTGGCATTtcaattttatgtaaaaaatgtGGTCCTTTCCCGGttagatgtatttttttttttttaagattttatcgTTTATaacaaataactaaataatttttggaTTAGGGAgctacatttttattttttgggagGGTGGAGGTCATGTTTAACTTCTTTATATTACACTAGTGTAATGTAACTCTTCTCTTACTATCTTTCTTATATCCATAATACTTTTTGTCCATAAGTGTGATATCATCTCAATCGAATAAGTTACGACCCAACAAAAACCTACACGCCACAATTACTTGGAGAATGAAATgccaataatatattatattaaatttatgccAAGAATGTATGGGTCTCGTAAAGTATTATAATATGTTCTTCTTTCCCACGCTTCCTCTTATATACCAAACACTTTTTCGttcgttttatttttcttgttttgtcaATACATGGGCTATATAACATCTTGGaagttgttttaaaataaaaatattattttaatataaatctcAGAAATATGAATTACTTCAAATTAAAGAATGTTTATAAATTAGAGAAAGTTGTttatttaaatacctttttttttcaatttatttgttttcagtATCATATTGAAAtacttcttttatatatagGTAATTTTATAAACAACCTCATTAATGATATAGAAGAGAGAGATTTAGAATATcgaatattataatatatgcaaaacttttttatcaaccacatgattcattttccttttaaactaaCTGATGTGTCTCGTATCATTTATCAGTTTATCCTCTTACTGTTAGAGCTCTGAACTCCAGAGTCCTAAAGTTTTACtgtgactttaatttttaacattgaCACTTGTGAGTAGAGTTCTTGGTGTAAAATGGTACAACACTTGCCCTATGGAAGTAGGGACAGTCAAAAACATAAGGCTCGATGTCTTTCCCTAAGGTGGCAGCTTTGCTTTCATTTAATCTCAACATGTGGTCCAACATACAGATAACGAGACCACAAGGATAGCAAGGACAAAGAGGAAGCATCATATTTATTGTCTTTGgtctatttaatattttctcctCATTTGCCCCTCGCTTCTCAAGAACTCTCTCAATTTATATAATCATTATAATTAACTTCTGTTTTCTAAAAGAGGCCTACGGATAAAACAAAAGGATTACAATATGAtacaataaaatcaataaattatccGCGTCAAGAACAGCGCTTGTTGGTATTTTACAACAGGATCAGGTTCTTAAGTTGAGACTGAAATACCTACGCATCTCCGGACATCAGAGATTATCTATCTTTCACACGCACAGAAGAATTACATATCGCATTAACAATTTCTATATACTTTTCTCCAAATAAATATTGTCCGAGCACATGACTAGGATATATACTCGTCTACAAATCCCCTTTGCTCTCTACTATTACACATTGACACTCTGCATAGGGGAGAGAGACCAGGATGTCAAACTCATATCTAAAACTACATGGTCCAACTCTATATTTCTGTTTTTACCTACGAATAAGTAAATGCTTTTCTCACGCCATAAGGAATTTTCCGAGCCCCCTCCCGGTTCAATTCCTTCTATCTATTTCATATCATTAACCAAGATTGGCCTTGAGACTAACCGTTAGGCTGAGAACTATCATTTAAGACATGATGATTAGTTTGGTCCTGTTATTACTTCCCACCACTGATGTGACTAATTCAGTAACTGTCATGCAGCTGCACCACTGGCAAATTTTATCTACCACTGCAAGGAGCGAGCCCTACGGAGTATACACGGCGGCTTTTGTTTCTGCGCTACAGGGAGTACCTTTTCCATTAGCTGCCCAAAAACGCCAAGGTCAGTCGTAATCCAATCACTTTCTACAGCCAACATCTATTCTATAAACACACTTTAATATAGTCACAAGATAGCAAACAATCCAATGCTACAAGCTTCATAAAACAGCACAACTAGGTCTAATAATATCATCATACTTGGCAAACTAGTTTTGTTGCATTGCATCTCCATTAAATCATTGTGGGCACTATCGATAAAAAAATCAGTATGAACACTGGGTCAATTTTCTATATCTTATATCATATAGAAGCAACCTTCATATTCCAATGAACCATGTTTGTATTCATGATTAATTACCAGTTATGTTTTCAGGCAAAATATCTAGAAGAAATATTTACCAATAA is a window from the Vigna unguiculata cultivar IT97K-499-35 chromosome 7, ASM411807v1, whole genome shotgun sequence genome containing:
- the LOC114190357 gene encoding uclacyanin-3-like; protein product: MHFPILILLLLLLPSLFKLSHSATILVDGSSEWKNPTVSIGDSIIFKHKQHFNLYIFKNEKAYNLCNITQATLLTNPYTWHPSRPGFFYFTFHNGSLKACKDSEKLAIKVASSAMVPEPSPVATPAPSSGGEVPSSPSFPWPFRPHQTASSPGPAPQAQAGSPLTVPLVPDKGGGMPFINSNPAVPLPTGEVDSATIRPLPTSGHQGQVMIGSFGVGIAVYTMALLLL